A genomic stretch from Schaalia odontolytica includes:
- the leuD gene encoding 3-isopropylmalate dehydratase small subunit, with translation MEKFITHTGIGVPLRRSNVDTDQIIPAVYLKRVTRTGFEDALFAAWRNDPEFILNQDAYKNGSVLIAGPDFGTGSSREHAVWALKDYGFRVVLAPKFADIFRGNSGKQGLVTGIISQEDCESLWKLLEAEPGTEVTVSLEDKTWRVGAISGTFQIDDYVRWTLMEGLDDIALTLRHEDEIAAYEAARPSFKPRTLPAKFLPKEEVVSARD, from the coding sequence ATGGAAAAGTTCATCACCCATACCGGCATCGGCGTCCCGCTGCGCCGCTCCAACGTCGATACCGACCAGATCATCCCCGCCGTCTACCTCAAGCGCGTGACACGCACGGGCTTCGAGGACGCCCTCTTCGCCGCGTGGCGCAACGACCCGGAGTTCATCCTCAACCAGGATGCCTACAAGAACGGTTCCGTCCTCATCGCCGGACCCGACTTCGGAACGGGCTCCTCACGTGAACACGCCGTGTGGGCGCTCAAGGACTACGGCTTCCGTGTCGTGTTGGCTCCCAAGTTCGCCGATATTTTCCGTGGAAACTCCGGCAAGCAGGGCCTGGTCACCGGCATCATCTCCCAGGAGGACTGCGAGTCCCTGTGGAAGCTACTCGAGGCCGAACCCGGCACGGAGGTGACCGTCAGCCTGGAGGATAAGACCTGGCGCGTCGGTGCGATCTCCGGCACCTTCCAGATCGACGACTACGTGCGCTGGACCCTCATGGAAGGTCTGGACGACATCGCACTGACTCTGCGCCACGAGGACGAGATCGCAGCTTACGAGGCCGCGCGCCCCTCATTCAAGCCGCGCACGCTCCCGGCGAAATTCTTACCCAAGGAAGAAGT